The Elaeis guineensis isolate ETL-2024a chromosome 5, EG11, whole genome shotgun sequence DNA segment CCAATGGTATCGAAGAGATAGGACGTGTGATGGAATGGAGGATGTGTTATTTTATGTTGGAACGTGTGAACGGATGGAGTGGTATATCGGAACGTGTGATGATAATATTGCACCTTATCCTTACCTCCAGTCTTGAATCTTGATCATGCGTATCTTTTGGATGGTGACCTTCCtctcgctatcaatttgttactAGAATGATCCACCTGACTACTCTTCTTTTGAGCCTCCTCAACGAGCAACATGGAAGCCATTGAATCCACGCCGAGAGTTGGTGCAGTATTGAAGATTGTGATTGGAATATCCCACGGATTGAACATCAAAGCATGCAATATCATCCCGTTCtccttgtttttgatttagaattcaATCACCGCTAACTGGCTAATCAATGTAGTAAACTAGTTCATGTACTCCCTCTTTCATTCTTAAGATGTACGGTGCCTTTGAAGATCTAATATGGCATGGACTTTCCCTCATACATATGCTTCACAACTTGTCTCATATATAATCCTTTATTAGTGATCTCCAAGGGAACATTAGACATGATAAACTTATGAAGAGATTGatcattattttcttttcttatttacgaactcttctcttttttttttttttttttctttttcttttggtaagAACTCTCCATTTTTTACAATAGCAGATTTCTTTTCTTATTTACgaactcttcttctttttttttttttttttttctttttcttttggtaagAACTCTCCATTTTTTACAATAGCAGATTTCTTCTATTTGGTTTCAAACACCATATATCCCCTCCTTTTTCAATTCCAACACCGTGTGCATCTTTTAATTTTCAAAGAATAAAGTTGGTGCCATTAGAATTTGGGATTTTAAATTTGATCGAATTGCCTGCCACCtccaaaagaatacattatttttctatttctcaACTATGAGCTTTAATACCAAACGTTACAAGTACATGAGAAAcagttaaataaaataatataaaatgataaataataagaaataataaaattgatACGGCATACCAATATTTAGCATCGTTTACCCACAGAGCTATGTTTCGCAGAGACCCATTATAATATTTATAGAGTACATGGTGTTCTACAAGTATCCAacaaaatagagaagagagagagagagaaagagagagcccGGTACAAGAGAAAATAGTTCAgccaaaaatatcatagaaaaggcTTGTACCGAGAATGAGAAGTTGCCCATCCAAAAATATCATAGTTCTGCTCCTCGAGCTCCATATGTGAGAGGTAGAAATCTAGCTTTGATACAATATTAAAATCCTATCTAAAAACTGTCAAAAGTTCTGAACATATCCGATACGAAACAATTATTTCTCAACACTTGTCTCTCCTTCTGCATCATGCCAAAGGATGCCAGGACCTTTCTCATAAAGGAGGAGAGTGGTAGCAACTCTACACGAAACCATTATTTCTCAACACTTGTCTCTCCTTCTGCATCGTACCAAAGGATGTCAGGGCCTTTCTTATAAAACAGAGAAGAGTGGcagcaaactctctctctctctctcttccagaCTCAACGATGATGATGTGGTAAGGAAGCCACGTGGAACTCGGATGGCTTGATGGCTGGAACACTTTGCATTGGAATCAATTTGGGCCAACAGAGTGTAAGCTGCTCTGGAGAAGATGCCCCCCTGATAAAAGAATGCATGATAGAAGCTTTATTCTTTGGTGGTGGCAGGTTTGTTTGGTGATGGGACTCACCACCACCGAATAGATACGATGGAACCAACCTTGTACTCTGACCGTAACACTTGGGCCATCCAGAATTTTATCTTTGAGAGAGCGCCGAATCATTAAACTCGCGGTTGGTTGTGGCAAGAAGTCCTGAATTTGGCCGCTCTCAAGGATTTTTGTTTCGTTAAAACCGCATGTCATTTTGGTAGATCAGGCAAGTGATAGAACAACACAGCGGATCCCATCAGAAGACTAGAAGACTAGCGCTTGCTTGATCTGCGAGGTTACAGATCTGATCCGCAGGGTCGGACCGGGCTTGAAGTGGTAACTAAGATGGACTTGTAAAAGAGAATAGGACGAGCTTAAGGTTGCTGGATCTTGCCTAATAAAATTCTTCCAATgtccaagtcaaactaaatcttgaaaaatagtaaaaatttgaGAAAGCTATGAAAGTAAGAATAGCAGGATGCAAATATATCTGGAGGTCCTCCAAGTACAATTTATTGGCATGAGAGTCTATCTTAACTGTTCGGCGAGCGATAACTATGCATATGCTACGCACGTCGCAGGGCTAAACCATGCAGGACTTGAATTCATGAGCGAGCTTTAATTGGCTTTATGATGCCTTTAACAAAAGCCATACGGTGACCTTCCATTGATCAATATGATTAGATGATCAATAATAGTCTCATCCGTGGTATATCAATTAGGATGATTAGATCAAAGACCGactgtttatatttttgagtccaaCTTGGACGGATTTGAACTCCGTTGGCTATCTGAgactttcttttattattatattattattattatataaaaataagaaagtatcataaataattaataaaaaaattatttatagataaataaattggggatatatttaatttaatatgggAGGGGATTTAATTTATACATAAATAAACTGGGGAGATGTACAACTACGCATGACTCATGGCGAACGCTTTGGAGCTTTGAAATGCTATAGATTATTAGATGGAGCTTAGCTTAGTACTATTAGCAAAAGCAGGTGGTCGCGAGCTACATCACATCCTTGCACATTAGTGTGGCTCAAGTTGAGATCTAGAACACCAATTCTTGCGTGCATATATTGACTACCACAATGCCTCACCCAAATttaataaaaaacaaaaaaagaggtGAAGTTGGGCACAAGATTTTAGATGAACCTTACTTGCGATAGCGATACCCCTCTTGTGATAGTACacgtctatcaaattttaaaggttatggtgtatatatatatatattttggtagACAATGTATATATCTAGAAGTACTCGTTCAAAGATATTAATGGTAGAGACCCGTGAAAAGATGGCAGTGTGAGCCATGCGCGCCGGGAACGTCACACGCACAAGCGATCAAATTGCCGATGAATATGGACTCACATGGTAATGTTAGAATACTAAGATATTCTAGCGTGCATTGACCATCTAGAGACGTTTCTTTGCATGCCAAATTCATTATTATACTTTACATATCTTCTACTAATGGAACATGCTCTAGTGTGATCCATGAGGCTACTAATTTGCCGCATGGGACCAAGACATGGTTAGTTTACACTCTATTAATTGTTAGGAATTCGGGTCAAGCGAATCCATTTCCTCAATGTACGTTCAGGCTTAGACCCACGGGGGAATAACTCAAGAACACAAATCTGTGAAATAAAATTAACCATATACAATATAAATGACAAGTACTGTGGTCCAAACTAAATGTCTGTCATATCATGTTTGTGGTCCTAAACTGATCCGCTTGGGCATAAATTTGCTAATGTTACACAACGACATATTGGGTAATTTGACATTAATTCGGTAGGATTCGGCACTTTAACTCCTTGTTAGGTTGTCGATAGCTCAACCGTACCCTAATTGGGTGAAATGCCTGTTTTTTGTTTTTGGATCCTTCTTTAATAAAAAGTTCCAGCTTAAGAATTAGATCATGGAGACCAGCTCACGCCTGAGATTAGGTCTGCATTTAAAATTTGTCTCAAAATGAACCTGGCCAAATTTGAGCCATGTCTAGCTGACCAACCAATCAAAATATAAACCATGGGTCAttacaaaaataagaaaagaaaaagggaaaaaaggaaataaaaaaaaaacaaaaacaaacatGAACCATGGCATAGAGTTAACATCTCAGCCAATGCCAACTTTTTTGAGGGATCACCATGCATGGCACAGAACATCAGGTTgttgaaacaaaaatttttatacatTTCCAATAACTTTATTCTTCAGTGTTTCGCTTCAAGTAGGACGACGCTCTTCGCCTGGAGGCTTCTGCAAGGAGATAGCTATGGAGTGTATTATGTTAGAAATTGTTATCCTTACTGTGGTTTGCTTTCCGTGTCGTCTATTAATCATCTATGGATGTATcgtaaaaaaaatacaaagcatACAGACCTTGAAGCTAGACTCAAAGGTCTTGTGAAATGCATGCCACAAGTATCGCACATGAGCCAAGTTGTCAAATTCCGGCATCCAAACCAATTCCATTGTCGACATATATGCATCTTTGCTGCCCCATGAAAGTCTTTCGTCAAAACGCCAGGATATATCAGACATCACGTTCGTGGGCAGGAATGatcatgcatgcatgcatctAACATGCATAGAAGTCCTATGCATGGCCGCCCGTTCCAGACATGCATGCCCGAGCCCATGTCTGCTATATGAGTTGCTTGTTGAAGTAAATGGCCTTAGCCCTTTATCTGAACTTACTCACAACCTTTTTAAATACTATTTATGAACGGCCGAGATCTTATCATAGAGGATCACTTCCCCTCCACCTCCACCCAATTCTATATCTCGGACATCATACCCGACAAAAGATGCCAAATTTAATGCATGCATCCAAATTCCATCCCAGGCAAGGCCACCACCCGTAGTCCTGCTTCCCCACCGTACACCCCGCCTCAGCAAGCAAGCAGAGCAACGGCCCTGATCTAGCGGTGCCTTGACCATTGTAGTGCCGGTGAGCggatcctcttctccttctattTCTCTCCTCCCAACGAGTCCCAGGCCAAACAAACGTTTTGATAAATCTCTGAGGGCGAGAAGAGGAGGGGGGAGAAAGAGGGGCGAAAGCGAGCGAGATGGAGGCGTTCAAGACGTGTTTGAAGGGATACTGGAAGCGGAGGGCGTACCAGAGGCTGGATGGCGGCGGCGGGCGCCGGAGGAGGCGGAGCCGCGTGGAGCTGGGTGGCGGGAGGCGACGGCGGTTCTGGCGGATCCGGGTCGTGCCGAAGCTGAGGTTCCTGGCGCGGATGGCTTCGCCGAAGCGGTTTCTCGCGCGGATCCGCGACGCCTACGTGCGGATGATGCTGTCATTCGCCTCCTCTGGGGCGATCGCCGCCGGGTACAGCGGCTATGGTGGCGCTGCCGTGGCCGGCTTCGGGCGGCCGCAGCTCAAGGAGTACGACGAGAAGATGATTGTCGAGATCTACAGATCGCTGGTGGCGCAGGGCCCGCTTATCGCCGccgccgccgtcgccggaggcGGCGGAGGGGACGCCGGGCGGACGGGTCGGGCTGCCCGGCGGTAGGTAGACGCTTGTCTGTTAGATTTCCTCTCTTATTTTTAACGAGAATAAGCttccgttttttttttttcttttagtgtTTTTGTCAAAAGTTTGTATTTAAATAAAATCTACACCCCTAGCTTGGTGTTTCTTCACGAATTCGCCGACGATTCCTAACGTGGCTGGTGTTTGCTCAGCGGTGGTGATGGGATCCGTCTTTTTTTATCTTATCTAACTCAACAGCCTATAATTAGCAAGTACTTATGATAGATTAGATCGAATTACATAATTAGGTGTAAGTCATTAAAGATTTTGTGGTTGTGTTGGGCTGTTCCGAATCTTTTGATACGGGCCTGGTTGTAGAGCCGATATGGATTAGAAAGGGGAttaagagatattttttttttcctaactcCTGTCTCCCATCATGATGTTACTTAATAATAgatatgaaatagatctaatatatattagggGTGGCAATCGAATCCCATCAAACAAATTATAAATGGGTCGGATCTAATATATAAACAGATTAAGATTTGAAACTTGAGCCTGgtatgtttattaaacagattatCTGATTCAGCTTGATTAATGTATTTAATAAACATGTTAGGTCACGTAATAGCAAAGTTATTAAATCCGGCTCAGATTTTGATCCGAATAAGATATTGAATCAGTGGATCAGCGGTCCAACCGTCGGATCAATGATTGAATCGGCGGATCAATATATAaagcataaaatataaaatttaataatttatttatatcaaaaaatacaataataattttgataatatatatTTCAATACCATAGGTATCAAAATACAAATGAAATACGATTATAATCTCATAAATacaaataattagattaaaatatttatgaatataaaaatttaatatataaaattataaatttataataactaCTTAACTAATAGTTTAAACTTATTTGATATTCTCATCGCATAATCCATAATACCTCATGCATTATATTCACAATAACATAAATCATAAAAAACTTTATCAGATAACAAGCCATGAATTTACAAATCTTAGCAGTTAACAAGTATGCATTATTCAACCACACAAACAAAGCTGATAAAGATATATAAAAACAAATAATTCatgaatatgataatttttttttttatttacaaatATAGAGAAGAAACATAAATTTAAAGAGAGCAATAATACATACCTTCGGTTGTGTCCCATGCGATTGCTCTAATGAAGATTTTTCTATGGCACAAGAAAAAACTAGGATCATCTTCTATTTACCAAAAATCCCTCAGCAGCATTTGAGTGGGCCAACATGTGAACCCAACCAACTGCTAACCTTATATCCAGAAATACCAAAATTTGATACAAGTTCAAATATATAATCCAACTTTAAAATATAACCATTCACATTTGCTagcaagatgaaatattttaacaaacaagtacataataatatatgatatttcactttaatatctttttaaaaaaaattaaaaaatgataaaCAAGTACGTAACATAAAAATTCAAGTTAATAGATTAaaatttatatcaatatttataaaaatatcttcttAACTTACAATATTTTCATCTCCTTCATCTTCTCTCCTATTGACATCATTTCCATCATTTTCACCATCATCACTATCTAAATCTTCTAAGTTCAATATATCTACAAAGTCAcaaatttaataaaaagttaaaaCAAAAAATCATATCTCATGAAATTGTAATGATATTTTATTCGTAAGCTACACAATAAAATAATTGGCCCAtcattattatcatttttttgaatAGAATATGATACCAATTCACGATAAAAAGTTTTCAATTCCTCACTAGTTAACTCTGATGGCTCATCGACTAATACCCACGTATCATTATCATCAAATAATTCAAAGTCAATAGGATCATAGTTGCAACCcctgaaataaaatttatatttaatatttgttaatttaaaaataaaataataaaaaataaataaaaagaattgAATATCATTCATAATTAAATTACCTTTGTTGTAGTCTTAAAATGTAGTGCACAAATACTAGATCATTAAGCCTTTGGTGCTCTAACCTATTTCTTTTTTTAGAATGAATATGTTCAAAGATGCTTCAATTTCTCTCGCATCCGAATGCACTACAAATTTGGCTTAAAATATGAATAGTTAATTTTTGCAAATTAGGTGCACAACTTTCATATGTGACCCACTATTCATCTAGATATAAAATATTGTATTTGTTAAAATAGAATGCAATTGAAAAAATTTTGCATCAATGAAAGCATAAGGATATAACTAAAGAACAAGCTTATCTGGAGCCAAGTGACTTCGATCATTTATAACCGATGAACGTCCAAAGTCATCCTCTGCATTTCTAAATAATCTCATCTCATTAGTTAAGTTACCCTACAAAGTTGGATCACCAAATGAATACCTCTCTATGACATCTAAGAGTCCAAAAATACTACGAGGATATTTATCTATAAGTTTTGAGTCATATTAAAAATAAGGATTCAACCAAAATCTAGCTACATGAAGATTTTGATGTAATTACAAATCTCACCGAGAATCAATTATCCTCAAATAAGGTTCAACTACAGTCTTTCTCCTTCTAAATCTTTTGATCATTTCATCTATAGCTTGATGCATAGCATGATACAAGTAGCCCATTAAAGGTCTATCATCACTGTCAACAATCCTTAAAACTCAAATTAAAGGCTCTGTTAGTTTAACAATAGTTACACATTCATTCTAAAAAAGAGAATTAAGCACATCATCGGCGAGCCTTTTTTCTTTACTATCCTTAGCATAAGCTGAAGTTGTCCACTCTCTAGAAATCACTATTGCTCTTAATGCATCTTTGTGGTCCAAAATACTTTGTAAAGCAATAAAATTGGTAGCAAAATATGTGGGTGTCAGACGAATTATTTTCTTTCcactagtaaatttttttatcaaatacaaaggataacaatgattataaatatattttctaatactTGTAGCATGGGCTACTATGTTCTTAACTGAAACTAACTTATCAATGTCTTGTATAATGAGATTACGACAATGAGCAGCACAAAGTGACCAAAAAAGAGTAGAAAAGTCTTGCTCCAACTTCTTACCAGTAGCAACACAATTTGCAGCATTATCAGTCACTACATGAACCATATTTTCAAAATCAAgagatatgataatttttttaaacaacTTGTATATCATATCAGCTGTCTTTGAGGTATCTAAAGCATTCACGCTCTTCAAAAATACAATCCCTAGGAcaaaaaactaaaaaattaatcaaaatttctctacACTGATCTGTCCATCCATCAGCTATGATTGTGCATCTTGTTTTTTTTTATGTGGCATGAAAGCTTTTAACATAACTTTTCACCTCATCAACATTCTTGGTTAACAAATAACCACGAACAGAATGAAAATTTGGAGCTTTGTAATCAGGTCCTATAGTAGCTATGGCATCTATCATGTACTGATAATACTTAGAGTTGACAGCATTAAATGGCATACATGCATCTATCATCCATTTTGCCACTGCAAGATCACACCTTTCATCTGCTTTTTTATTTTGCAATAAGCTTTTTATAGTTGGTTGAGCACCAAGAGTTATTcttgacataaaataattttcaaatatttctaattatttttttttccaccTATATTTTTACTTTTTGCATTACCTGTAAACTTGTTTGATGAGTAAAGAATTTCTTGTATGTTATCATCTCCACCCAATTACCTACAATATACTTGTTCCTCATGTTCCTTATGCCTTACACTAAAGGGATTGTAATCTTCATCCATTGTCTttgctcttttctttttctcactAATAGCTTGAATATTTTGTATCATTTGATGGCAAATATCTGCTGGCACTTTGCAGCATAGTTCTACTTCTCCTTTTACTCCTACAAGATGTTGTGAAGCGATTGATCCCactaccaacaaatacctttcCACAATACAAACATACCAACTTCATCCTTTTGGTATTACCACTAAGTTCT contains these protein-coding regions:
- the LOC105045608 gene encoding uncharacterized protein, whose product is MEAFKTCLKGYWKRRAYQRLDGGGGRRRRRSRVELGGGRRRRFWRIRVVPKLRFLARMASPKRFLARIRDAYVRMMLSFASSGAIAAGYSGYGGAAVAGFGRPQLKEYDEKMIVEIYRSLVAQGPLIAAAAVAGGGGGDAGRTGRAARR